The Fusarium oxysporum Fo47 chromosome II, complete sequence genome includes a region encoding these proteins:
- a CDS encoding activator 1 subunit 3 — protein MSDIGDEMDVDVPVVSKDVIFSSEAKQGKRSAANLPVEAEDSLPWVEKYRPNTLDDVSGHQDILATINKFIDQNRLPHLLLYGPPGTGKTSTILALARRIYGAANMRQMVLELNASDDRGIDVVREQIKTFASTKQIFSMGGASARSGNSMAGFKLIVLDEADAMTSTAQMALRRIMEKYTTNTRFCIIANYSHKLSPALLSRCTRFRFSPLKEGDIRVLVDKVVEEEHVRIGGEAVDALVKLSKGDMRRALNVLQACHASSTPLRAKDAPKVPDSEIERENITTETIYNCIAAPPPDAIKEIVSTLLKTSDVTSCLNTINALKVSRGLALADIITALSEELVKLEVGPEVMITWLDGLANIEHRVAGGGRPKRHCICELAVAFHREIAVRLKDQQDRHTITATMTSIASSDAGNLTVEPLSERNVSRIPLILPHERVFPIQIGSELFKLSGASLSSDAPSYFSQYFVCQLESAKERNDESSSAIRTLYIDRDPVIFRDISLHLQGYHVQPRDGEHFLYEESIFISIGHREFQIPREIFNDPGNSPNYFSLGFAAFFSRPDDLFPGIDREGLIRPPSILPPSVPKRSADTFAELLHFLRGYPIRIRDEAHRQDLLSDARYFHFKGLEQRLIPHSLSYNQATRRDEIVLRLENIQKSGVSVFISNTDPLTGFVQYARPYVDEKPAELVLEIGGETTKLHFSGSNARAEFFRDTKARVAKLFELVSSKLNFSQAIKTEHLTNHGQLTNLGNALLKEDLVRIALEPESAIILDGKDYLEDFINAAASESSTNEYPRKRKRADGDSGDEEWVVTTGQWRLRIQNAPNGRGVECILVAAKLDAMSSQLSRNMSRSFLGS, from the exons ATGTCCGATATTGGGGATGAGATGGACGTTGATGTCCCCGTTGTCAGCAAAGATGTGATATTTTCCTCCGAAGCCAAGCAAGGCAAGCGAAGTGCTGCCAATCTGCcagttgaggctgaggataGTCTCCCTTG GGTTGAAAAGTACCGCCCAAATACCCTCGACGACGTCTCGGGCCATCAAGATATCCTCGCCACTATCAACAAATTCATCGACCAGAaccgtcttcctcatctaCTCCTCTACGGTCCTCCAGGTACTGGAAAGACGTCGACAATTCTGGCCCTTGCTCGTCGTATCTATGGAGCTGCGAACATGCGCCAAATGGTTCTCGAACTCAATGCCTCAGATGACCGTGGTATCGATGTAGTGCGAGAGCAGATCAAGACATTTGCCAGTACCAAACAGATCTTCTCCATGGGTGGTGCATCTGCCCGCTCAGGCAACTCGATGGCTGGATTTAAGCTCATTGTTCtggatgaggctgatgctATGACGAGCACAGCCCAGATGGCTCTACGACGAATAATGGAGAAGTACACCACCAACACACGGTTCTGTATCATTGCAAACTATTCCCACAAGCTTAGCCCAGCGCTTCTGAGTCGATGCACACGGTTCCGCTTCAGTCCGTTAAAGGAGGGCGATATTAGGGTGCTAGTTGACaaggtggtggaggaggagcatgTTAGGATTGGCGGAGAGGCGGTTGATGCGTTGGTGAAGCTAAGCAAGGGTGATATGCGAAGAGCACTGAACGTTCTACAGGCCTGTCACGCATCAA GTACACCATTGCGAGCGAAGGATGCACCCAAAGTGCCTGACAGCGAAATTGAACGCGAAAATATCACAACGGAGACTATTTATAACTGCATCGCGGCACCCCCACCTGATGCCATCAAAGAGATTGTGTCGACGCTGCTTAAGACATCGGATGTCACAAGTTGTCTAAACACTATCAACGCTCTCAAGGTGTCGCGAGGTCTTGCGCTGGCGGATATTATCACAGCGCTCTCCGAGGAGTTAGTGAAACTAGAGGTTGGTCCTGAGGTCATGATCACCTGGCTGGATGGTCTCGCCAATATCGAGCATAGAGTCGCCGGTGGAGGCA GGCCCAAGAGGCATTGTATTTGTGAACTTGCTGTCGCATTTCACCGAGAAATCGCTGTACGTTTGAAAGATCAGCAAGACCGCCATACAATTACGGCTACAATGACCTCAATCGCTTCCTCTGATGCTGGAAATTTAACTGTTGAGCCACTGTCAGAGCGCAACGTCTCTCGGATCCCGCTTATTCTCCCTCATGAGCGCGTATTCCCAATTCAAATCGGCAGCGAATTGTTTAAGCTCTCCGGGGCATCGTTATCCTCTGACG CACCTTCATACTTCTCCCAATACTTCGTTTGCCAGTTGGAATCGGCAAAGGAACGAAACGACGAGTCGAGCTCGGCTATCCGAACGCTCTACATTGATCGCGACCCAGTCATCTTTCGCGATATCTCTCTCCATCTTCAGGGCTACCATGTTCAGCCTCGCGACGGCGAGCACTTT CTCTACGAGGAGAGTATCTTTATCTCCATCGGCCATCGCGAGTTTCAGATTCCTCGTGAGATCTTCAACGACCCAGGAAATTCTCCGAACTACTTCTCCCTCGGCTTCGCTGCTTTCTTCTCACGCCCGGACGATCTCTTCCCTGGCATTGACCGCGAAGGCCTTATCCGTCCACCCTCGATCCTCCCTCCTTCGGTTCCGAAGCGCAGCGCTGATACATTTGCTGAGCTCCTACACTTTCTCCGAGGATATCCTATTCGAATACGTGATGAAGCCCACCGCCAGGATCTCCTCAGCGATGCGCGCTACTTCCATTTTAAGGGCCTCGAGCAGCGCCTTATCCCGCATTCGCTAAGTTACAATCAAGCCACGAGACGTGATGAGATTGTCCTTCGTCTTGAGAACATACAGAAGAGTGGCGTTAGTGTCTTTATTAGCAATACAGACCCGTTGACCGGCTTTGTGCAATACGCTCGACCTTATGTGGACGAGAAGCCTGCTGAGCTGGTCCTCGAAATTGGCGGCGAAACAACAAAGCTTCATTTCTCAGGAAGTAATGCTAGGGCGGAGTTCTTCAGGGACACCAAAGCACGAGTTGCGAAGTTGTTTGAGCTTGTCTCGTCAAAGCTAAACTTTTCCCAGGCGATCAAAACTGAACATCTCACCAACCATGGACAGTTGACAAACCTCGGAAATGCACTATTAAAGGAAGATCTTGTCCGTATAGCCCTCGAGCCCGAATCAGCCATTATTCTAGATGGGAAGGACTATCTCGAGGATTTCATCAATGCCGCGGCGTCCGAATCTTCCACAAACGAATATCCCCGGAAGCGAAAGCGAGCAGATGGTGACTCAGGCGATGAGGAGTGGGTTGTCACGACAGGGCAATGGAGGTTACGCATTCAGAACGCACCAAACGGCAGGGGTGTTGAATGTATTCTTGTTGCAGCCAAGCTTGATGCAATGAGCTCGCAATTGTCGCGTAACATGTCAAGGAGCTTTCTGGGAAGCTAA
- a CDS encoding phosphatidic acid phosphatase type 2/haloperoxidase, with translation MSGPQRDAPPLSANIPDATTTTTVLPTTNGSAKGDDVPDAGLRSLDHYKRALPKWRYNLRQQMLPLIRWETPYLAWMQEKLRTPALDSYFAITANLGTHTFFMIGLPICFWCGYAAFGKGLVHILALGVFWTGFIKDFYSLPRPLSPPLHRITMSGSAALEYGFPSTHSANAVSVAVYALLILRSPDNTLAPTTKFALECLSYFYAASIIFGRLYCGMHGFLDVIVGSIMGAAISLLEFYYGPPLDEYMHSSSWAAPLVAALIILVLVRIHPEPADDCPCYDDSVAFAGVVIGLEFGTWTYGKIALDPWETHAHGGGSVDITHLGLAANVARIVFGVLVVFAWRETMKPLLLKLLPHLFRIFEQVGVNMPRRFFTPASKYKTVPTGSRIDTLFPSPSDFPRMVESIRNPTTRGRSVSIGPQSAADAYETLAYRERKRRESVSSNHSLKSKSSNLELQTTHEDYSGKGAQASGAQANRIVEFEQMMGTGEVVTTPAADDDRVEIFVTGTEDGLGEREMFSQLIKPRVRYDVEVVTKLVVYTGIAWFAVAIIPIMFEIVGLGTNQLRE, from the exons ATGAGCGGCCCTCAACGCGATGCCCCGCCGTTGAGCGCCAACATTCCCGATGCCACCACGACCACGACGGTTCTGCCTACGACAAACGGCTCTGCCAAAGGCGACGACGTTCCCGATGCCGGACTGAGAAGTCTCGATCACT ACAAGCGCGCCCTGCCGAAATGGCGTTACAATCTACGCCAACAGATGCTGCCTCTGATCCGCTGGGAGACACCCTACCTTGCGTGGATGCAAGAGAAGTTACGGACTCCAGCTCTCGATAGCTACTTCGCCATTACTGCCAACCTCGGAACCCATACCTTCTTCATGATCGGATTACCCATCTGCTTCTGGTGTGGTTATGCAGCATTTGGCAAGGG ACTTGTGCATATTCTTGCGCTCGGTGTCTTCTGGACAGGCTTTATCAAGGACTTCTACTCTCTCCCGCGACCACTTTCGCCTCCTTTGCACCGAATCACAATGTCTGGTTCTGCAGCCCTCGAATATGGGTTCCCTTCGACCCATAGCGCCAATGCCGTATCTGTCGCTGTCTATGCGCTTCTGATACTACGCAGTCCCGATAATACGCTAGCTCCAACCACCAAGTTCGCACTCGAATGTCTCTCATACTTCTACGCTGCTTCGATCATATTTGGGCGCTTATACTGTGGCATGCATGGCTTCCTCGACGTAATTGTAGGGTCTATCATGGGTGCCGCTATTTCTCTGCTCGAATTCTACTACGGACCTCCCCTGGATGAATATATGCACTCCAGCTCTTGGGCTGCGCCTCTCGTAGCTGCCTTGATTATCCTTGTACTGGTGCGCATTCATCCTGAGCCGGCAGACGATTGTCCATGTTACGATGACAGTGTTGCctttgctggtgttgtcatTGGTCTCGAGTTTGGCACTTGGACGTACGGCAAGATTGCGTTGGATCCTTGGGAGACTCATGCGCATGGTGGAGGATCGGTGGATATTACGCACTTGGGATTGGCTGCCAACGTGGCTAGGATCGTCTTCGGCGTTCTTGTCGTCTTTGCGTGGCGCGAGACGATGAAGCCTCTACTGCTTAAGCTTTTGCCTCATTTATTCCGAATATTTGAACAGGTTGGCGTGAACATGCCTCGACGATTCTTCACGCCTGCTAGTAAGTACAAGACTGTACCAACAGGCTCTCGTATCGATACTCTTTTCCCTTCGCCCTCCGACTTCCCACGCATGGTCGAGAGTATCCGAAACCCTACCACCCGAGGTCGCTCTGTGTCGATTGGTCCTCAGAGTGCCGCAGATGCATACGAGACCTTGGCGTATAGAGAGCGCAAGCGACGCGAGAGTGTCAGCAGTAACCATAGCTTGAAGAGCAAGTCAAGCAACCTGGAGCTCCAGACCACGCATGAGGACTATTCTGGCAAGGGAGCTCAGGCGTCTGGTGCACAGGCAAACCGAATCGTCGAGTTCGAGCAGATGATGGGAACCGGCGAGGTTGTGACAACACCggccgccgatgatgatcGGGTCGAGATCTTTGTTACGGGCACCGAGGACGGATTGGGAGAGCGGGAGATGTTCTCGCAATTAATCAAACCTCGTGTGCGATACGACGTCGAGGTCGTAACTAAGCTCGTGGTTTACACTG GCATTGCTTGGTTTGCGGTGGCTATTATCCCCATAATGTTTGAGATTGTGGGCTTGGGGACGAATCAGTTACGTGAATGA